A single region of the Microbulbifer sp. MKSA007 genome encodes:
- a CDS encoding Dps family protein: MKKIDIGISEKDREKIAAGLKHLLADSYTLYLQTHNFHWNVTGPLFRELHLMFEEHYTELATAVDDIAERIRTLGVSAPGTYQAFAQLSSIKEVVEVPPAEEMVKILTKGHEQVIKTCREVLKDAQAGEDESTVALVSDRMRVHEKTAWMLRATSSH; encoded by the coding sequence ATGAAAAAAATCGATATTGGTATCAGTGAAAAGGATCGGGAAAAGATTGCTGCCGGTTTGAAACATTTGTTGGCAGATAGCTACACCCTTTACCTGCAAACCCACAACTTCCACTGGAATGTTACTGGGCCTCTGTTCCGCGAATTACACCTGATGTTTGAAGAGCATTACACCGAGCTGGCCACTGCGGTGGATGATATTGCCGAGCGCATTCGTACCCTCGGGGTTTCCGCTCCCGGCACTTACCAGGCTTTTGCTCAACTCAGCTCCATCAAAGAAGTTGTTGAGGTACCACCGGCGGAAGAAATGGTAAAAATTCTCACTAAAGGGCATGAGCAGGTGATCAAAACCTGTCGTGAAGTTTTAAAAGATGCCCAGGCGGGAGAAGATGAATCCACAGTTGCCCTGGTATCTGATCGTATGAGAGTTCACGAGAAAACGGCTTGGATGCTGCGCGCAACCAGCAGCCACTAG